A stretch of Shinella zoogloeoides DNA encodes these proteins:
- the purF gene encoding amidophosphoribosyltransferase, with protein sequence MSDFEFPGRHDDDLDGDTLHEECGVFGILGHPEAATLTALGLHALQHRGQEAAGIVSFDGKQFNTEKHMGLVGDHYTNPVTLAKLPGNMAIGHTRYSTTGEVALRNVQPLFAELEVGGIAVAHNGNFTNGLTLRRQLIAGGAICQSTSDTEVVLHLIARSRYTNSTDRFIDAIRQMEGGYSMLGITRTKLIAARDPTGIRPLVMGELDGKPIFASETCALDIIGAKYVRDVENGEIVICELQPDGSITVEARKSGNPQPERLCLFEYVYFARPDSVVGGRSVYVARKNMGMNLAKEHPVEGDVVVPVPDGGTPAALGYAQQSGIPFEYGIIRNHYVGRTFIEPTQQIRAFGVKLKHSANRAMIAGKRVILVDDSIVRGTTSLKIVQMIREAGAREVHLRVASPMIFYPDFYGIDTPDRDKLLANQYNDVKAMAKYIGADSLEFLSIDGLYRAVGGEDRNPARPQFTDHYFTGDYPTRLLDKEGETMGRKVSVLASNG encoded by the coding sequence ATGAGCGATTTTGAGTTCCCCGGCCGCCACGACGACGATCTCGACGGCGATACGCTTCACGAGGAATGCGGCGTCTTCGGCATTCTCGGCCATCCGGAAGCCGCCACGCTGACGGCGCTCGGCCTGCATGCGCTCCAGCATCGCGGCCAGGAGGCGGCGGGCATCGTCTCCTTCGACGGCAAGCAGTTCAACACCGAAAAGCACATGGGCCTCGTCGGCGACCACTATACGAACCCGGTGACGCTGGCGAAGCTTCCCGGCAACATGGCGATCGGCCACACGCGTTACTCCACCACCGGGGAGGTGGCGCTGCGCAACGTGCAGCCGCTCTTCGCCGAACTGGAAGTCGGCGGCATCGCCGTCGCCCATAACGGCAACTTCACCAACGGCCTGACGCTGCGCCGCCAGCTCATCGCCGGTGGCGCGATCTGTCAGTCGACCTCCGACACGGAAGTCGTGCTGCACCTTATTGCCCGCTCGCGCTACACCAACTCCACCGACCGCTTCATCGACGCCATCCGCCAGATGGAGGGCGGCTATTCGATGCTCGGCATCACCCGCACCAAGCTGATCGCCGCGCGCGACCCCACCGGCATCCGCCCGCTGGTCATGGGCGAGCTGGACGGCAAGCCGATCTTCGCATCCGAAACCTGCGCGCTCGACATCATCGGCGCCAAGTATGTCCGCGACGTCGAGAACGGCGAGATCGTCATCTGCGAACTCCAGCCGGACGGCTCCATCACCGTCGAGGCGCGCAAGTCCGGCAATCCGCAGCCCGAACGCCTCTGCCTTTTCGAATATGTCTATTTCGCCCGTCCCGATTCGGTCGTCGGCGGCCGCAGCGTCTATGTGGCGCGCAAGAACATGGGCATGAACCTTGCCAAGGAACATCCGGTCGAAGGCGACGTGGTCGTGCCCGTGCCGGACGGCGGCACACCCGCGGCGCTCGGCTATGCCCAGCAAAGCGGCATCCCCTTCGAATACGGCATCATCCGCAACCACTATGTCGGCCGCACCTTCATCGAGCCGACGCAGCAGATCCGCGCCTTCGGCGTGAAACTGAAGCATTCGGCAAACCGCGCGATGATCGCCGGCAAGCGCGTGATCCTCGTGGACGATTCCATCGTGCGCGGCACAACGTCGCTGAAGATCGTGCAGATGATCCGCGAAGCCGGCGCCAGGGAAGTGCATCTGCGCGTCGCCAGCCCCATGATCTTCTACCCGGACTTCTACGGCATCGACACGCCGGACCGCGACAAGCTACTCGCCAACCAGTACAACGACGTCAAGGCGATGGCGAAATATATCGGCGCGGATTCGCTGGAGTTCCTCTCCATCGACGGCCTGTACCGCGCCGTCGGCGGCGAGGACCGCAACCCGGCCCGCCCGCAGTTCACCGACCACTACTTCACCGGCGACTATCCGACGCGCCTCCTTGACAAGGAAGGCGAGACGATGGGACGGAAGGTCTCGGTTCTGGCAAGCAACGGATAA
- a CDS encoding CvpA family protein produces the protein MPITILDGIVIGVALFSAVLAMVRGFSREVLSVASWVGAAAAAYFLYPVLLPYAKDYTTSDTVAMVGSAAAVFLVALIVISFITMRIADFIIDSRVGALDRTLGFLFGAARGILLVVVAMLFFNWLVAPQQQPTWVTTAKSKPLLDNLGSRLVALLPEDADATILDRLRGKAGAGEGGATEDPDGASGGTNQAPAEETPATNG, from the coding sequence ATGCCCATCACAATTCTCGACGGTATCGTCATCGGTGTCGCGCTGTTTTCGGCGGTGCTGGCGATGGTGCGCGGTTTCTCGCGCGAAGTGCTTTCCGTCGCAAGCTGGGTGGGTGCTGCCGCAGCCGCCTACTTCCTCTATCCGGTGCTGCTGCCCTATGCGAAGGACTACACGACGAGCGACACGGTCGCGATGGTCGGCTCCGCCGCCGCCGTCTTCCTCGTCGCGCTCATCGTGATTTCCTTCATCACCATGCGCATCGCCGATTTCATCATCGACAGCCGCGTCGGCGCGCTTGACCGCACACTCGGCTTCCTGTTCGGCGCGGCCCGCGGCATCCTGCTCGTCGTCGTCGCCATGCTGTTCTTCAACTGGCTGGTCGCCCCGCAACAGCAGCCGACCTGGGTCACCACGGCCAAGTCCAAGCCGCTTCTCGACAATCTCGGCTCGCGCCTCGTGGCGCTGCTGCCGGAAGACGCCGACGCGACGATCCTCGACCGCCTGCGCGGCAAGGCCGGCGCGGGAGAAGGCGGTGCGACGGAGGACCCGGACGGCGCGAGCGGCGGCACGAACCAGGCTCCGGCCGAAGAAACGCCCGCCACCAACGGATAA
- the radA gene encoding DNA repair protein RadA encodes MAKARTQFVCQNCGTAHSRWVGKCEGCGEWNTVVEEDPMGGIGSGPGKVPKKGRPVALTALSGEIEEAPRIHTGIGELDRATGGGFVRGSAVLIGGDPGIGKSTLLMQAAAALSRRGHRIIYVSGEEAVAQVRLRAQRLQAAETDVLLAAETNVEDILATVGEGKRPDLVIIDSIQTLWSDTAEAAPGTVTQVRTGVQAMIRFAKQTGAAMVLVGHVTKEGQIAGPRVVEHMVDAVLYFEGDRGHHYRILRTVKNRFGPTDEIGVFEMSDKGLREVSNPSELFLGERNAKSPGAAVFAGMEGTRPVLVEVQALVAPTSLGTPRRAVVGWDSARLSMILAVLEAHCGVRLGQHDVYLNVAGGYRISEPAADLAVASALVSSLAGLALPADCVYFGEVSLSGAIRPVAHTAQRLKEAEKLGFSQAVLPAGSADLPKGAGGRWSEIDSLPDLVARIAGSKSALKREDEDV; translated from the coding sequence ATGGCGAAAGCCCGCACCCAATTCGTCTGCCAGAACTGCGGCACTGCTCATTCCCGCTGGGTCGGGAAATGCGAGGGCTGCGGCGAGTGGAACACCGTCGTCGAGGAAGACCCGATGGGCGGCATCGGCTCCGGCCCCGGCAAGGTGCCGAAGAAGGGCCGGCCGGTAGCGCTGACGGCACTGTCGGGTGAAATCGAGGAAGCCCCGCGCATCCATACCGGCATCGGTGAACTCGACCGGGCGACCGGCGGCGGCTTCGTGCGCGGCTCGGCGGTGCTGATCGGCGGCGATCCCGGCATCGGCAAGTCGACGCTCCTCATGCAGGCCGCCGCCGCCCTCTCCCGAAGGGGGCATCGCATCATCTACGTTTCGGGCGAGGAGGCGGTGGCGCAGGTGCGCCTGCGCGCCCAGCGCCTGCAAGCCGCCGAGACCGACGTGCTGCTCGCCGCCGAGACGAACGTGGAGGATATCCTCGCCACCGTCGGCGAGGGCAAGCGGCCGGACCTCGTGATCATCGATTCGATCCAGACGCTGTGGAGCGACACGGCGGAGGCGGCGCCCGGCACGGTGACGCAGGTGCGCACCGGCGTGCAGGCGATGATCCGCTTCGCCAAGCAGACGGGCGCGGCCATGGTGCTGGTCGGCCACGTCACCAAGGAAGGCCAGATCGCCGGCCCGCGCGTCGTCGAGCACATGGTCGACGCCGTGCTCTATTTCGAGGGCGACCGCGGTCACCACTACCGCATCCTGCGCACGGTGAAGAACCGCTTCGGCCCGACCGACGAGATCGGCGTCTTCGAAATGTCCGACAAGGGCCTGCGCGAGGTCTCCAATCCCTCCGAACTCTTCCTTGGCGAACGCAATGCGAAATCGCCGGGCGCGGCCGTCTTCGCCGGCATGGAAGGCACCCGGCCGGTGCTCGTGGAAGTACAGGCGCTGGTCGCTCCCACCTCGCTCGGCACGCCGCGCCGCGCGGTCGTTGGCTGGGATTCGGCGCGGCTTTCGATGATTCTCGCGGTGCTGGAGGCCCATTGCGGCGTGCGGCTTGGCCAGCACGACGTTTACCTCAACGTTGCCGGCGGCTATCGCATCTCGGAACCGGCGGCGGACCTTGCCGTCGCGTCCGCGCTCGTTTCCTCGCTTGCCGGACTTGCCCTTCCCGCCGATTGCGTCTATTTCGGCGAAGTCAGCCTGTCGGGCGCCATTCGCCCGGTTGCGCACACCGCCCAGCGCCTCAAGGAGGCCGAAAAGCTGGGTTTTTCGCAGGCCGTGTTGCCCGCCGGTTCCGCCGATCTGCCCAAGGGCGCAGGCGGCCGATGGAGCGAGATCGACAGCCTGCCGGATCTGGTGGCGCGCATTGCCGGATCGAAAAGCGCCCTGAAGCGGGAAGACGAGGACGTCTGA
- the alr gene encoding alanine racemase: protein MSHHHPHARPTLPVAGEDHARLTIDLSALADNWRTMARRSGAARTAAVLKADAYGIGLEPAAKTFHHAGARDFFVATPAEGAALRGLLPDVRIYVLSGMWAGSERLFFDFDLVPVIVSEEQLVVFMAAIAEGGDLPCVLHVDTGMNRLGLSVEDALALAEDAARPASFAPIMLLSHLACADDPAHPLNRQQLQRFRSVVKAFDDIDATLANSAGVFLGEDYHFTLTRPGIALYGGAAVNGVPNPMKSVVTAEARILQVREAKAGESVSYGASTVLARDTRIAVAAIGYADGYMRSLSGSGVPLRAAGIAGASGVLHGRAVPLTGRVTMDLSHFDVTDLPPGSVRAGDFIELFGRNMPIEDVARAGGTIDYELLTGLGHRYERRYEAAKK, encoded by the coding sequence ATGAGCCATCATCATCCGCACGCACGCCCCACCCTGCCCGTCGCCGGCGAGGATCACGCCCGCCTGACGATCGATCTTTCCGCGCTCGCCGACAACTGGCGGACCATGGCCCGCCGCTCGGGCGCGGCGCGCACGGCCGCGGTGCTGAAGGCCGACGCCTACGGCATCGGACTGGAGCCGGCGGCAAAAACCTTCCATCATGCCGGCGCGCGGGATTTCTTCGTCGCGACGCCCGCCGAAGGCGCGGCGCTTCGCGGCCTCCTGCCGGATGTGCGCATCTATGTGCTGTCCGGCATGTGGGCCGGCTCCGAGCGGCTGTTCTTCGACTTCGACCTCGTGCCGGTCATCGTCTCGGAGGAACAGCTCGTCGTCTTCATGGCGGCGATCGCCGAGGGCGGGGACCTGCCCTGCGTGCTGCATGTCGATACCGGCATGAACCGCCTCGGCCTCAGCGTCGAGGATGCGCTGGCGCTCGCCGAGGATGCCGCACGGCCGGCGAGCTTCGCGCCGATCATGCTGCTGAGCCACCTCGCCTGCGCCGACGATCCGGCCCATCCGCTCAACCGCCAGCAGCTCCAGCGCTTCCGCAGTGTCGTGAAAGCCTTCGACGATATCGACGCGACGCTTGCCAACTCGGCCGGCGTCTTCCTCGGCGAGGACTATCATTTCACCCTCACCCGCCCCGGTATCGCGCTCTATGGCGGGGCGGCGGTCAACGGCGTCCCGAACCCGATGAAGTCGGTCGTCACCGCCGAGGCGCGCATCCTGCAGGTGCGCGAGGCCAAGGCCGGGGAGAGCGTCAGCTACGGCGCATCGACGGTGCTTGCCCGCGACACGCGCATCGCCGTCGCGGCCATCGGCTATGCGGACGGCTACATGCGCAGCCTCTCCGGCTCCGGCGTGCCGCTGCGCGCCGCGGGCATTGCCGGGGCAAGTGGCGTGCTGCATGGCCGTGCCGTGCCGCTGACCGGCCGCGTGACGATGGACCTTTCCCATTTCGACGTGACCGACCTGCCGCCCGGCAGCGTGCGCGCCGGCGACTTCATCGAGCTGTTCGGCCGCAACATGCCCATCGAGGACGTCGCCCGCGCTGGCGGCACCATCGACTACGAACTTCTGACCGGCCTCGGCCACCGCTACGAACGGCGCTACGAGGCCGCGAAAAAATAG
- a CDS encoding replicative DNA helicase: MNDAVRKLSQAGRENAELHHREAPNNIEAEQALLGAIILNNDAYYRVSDFLKPIHFHEPLHRKIYEIAGDMIRMGKIATTITMKTHLPADVKVGEQTVSQYLAALVGGAVTIINAEDYGRAIYDLALRRSLINIGEDMVNIAYDAPLDMPPQTQIEDAERRLFELAETGRYDGGFQSFNDAVAQAIDMAGQAFERDGSLSGISTGIHSLDGRMGGLQRSDLIVLAGRPGMGKTSLATNIAYNIAASYEPEIQADGSFKARNGGVVGFYSLEMSSEQLATRIISEQTEVSSSKIRRGDISEADFEKLVACSQMMQKVPLYIDQTGGISIAQLSARARRLKRQRGLDCLVVDYIQLMTGSGKSSDNRVQEITQITTGLKALGKELNVPIIALSQLSRQVESREDKRPQLSDLRESGSIEQDADVVLFVFREEYYVKNLEPRDEFDPKYEEWKMKFESVKGTADVIIAKQRHGPTGTVKLAFQSEYTRFTDLADPSFTQYEH, encoded by the coding sequence ATGAACGATGCCGTGCGCAAGCTCAGCCAGGCCGGTCGCGAGAATGCGGAGCTGCACCACCGCGAGGCACCGAACAACATCGAGGCCGAACAGGCGCTGCTCGGCGCCATCATCCTCAACAACGACGCCTATTACCGCGTCTCGGACTTCCTGAAGCCGATCCATTTCCATGAGCCGCTGCACCGCAAGATCTACGAGATCGCCGGCGACATGATCCGCATGGGCAAGATCGCAACGACGATCACGATGAAGACGCACCTGCCGGCGGATGTGAAGGTCGGTGAGCAGACGGTGTCGCAGTATCTCGCCGCGCTTGTCGGCGGCGCCGTGACAATCATCAACGCGGAAGACTATGGCCGCGCGATCTATGACCTGGCGCTGCGCCGCTCGCTGATCAATATCGGCGAGGACATGGTGAACATCGCCTATGACGCGCCGCTCGACATGCCGCCGCAGACGCAGATCGAGGACGCCGAACGCCGCCTCTTCGAACTGGCCGAGACCGGCCGCTACGACGGCGGCTTCCAGTCGTTCAACGATGCGGTGGCGCAGGCGATCGACATGGCCGGCCAGGCCTTCGAGCGCGACGGCTCCCTCTCGGGCATCTCCACGGGCATCCATTCGCTCGACGGCCGCATGGGCGGCCTGCAGCGCTCGGACTTGATCGTGCTCGCCGGCCGTCCCGGCATGGGCAAGACCTCGCTCGCCACCAACATCGCCTACAACATCGCCGCCTCCTATGAGCCGGAGATCCAGGCGGACGGCTCGTTCAAGGCCCGCAATGGCGGCGTCGTTGGCTTCTACTCGCTCGAAATGTCCTCCGAGCAGCTCGCCACGCGTATCATCTCCGAGCAGACGGAAGTCTCATCCTCGAAGATCCGCCGCGGCGACATTTCCGAGGCCGACTTCGAAAAGCTCGTCGCCTGCTCGCAGATGATGCAGAAGGTGCCGCTCTATATCGACCAGACCGGTGGTATCTCGATTGCCCAGCTTTCCGCCCGTGCCCGCCGCCTCAAGCGCCAGCGCGGCCTCGACTGCCTCGTGGTGGACTATATCCAGCTCATGACCGGCTCGGGCAAGTCGAGCGACAACCGCGTGCAGGAAATCACCCAGATCACCACCGGCCTGAAGGCGCTCGGCAAGGAGCTGAACGTTCCGATCATCGCGCTCTCCCAGCTCTCCCGTCAGGTGGAAAGCCGAGAGGACAAGCGCCCGCAGCTCTCGGACCTTCGCGAATCCGGCTCCATCGAGCAGGACGCCGACGTGGTGCTCTTCGTGTTCCGCGAGGAATACTACGTGAAGAACCTCGAGCCGCGCGACGAGTTCGACCCGAAATACGAAGAGTGGAAGATGAAGTTCGAATCGGTGAAAGGCACCGCGGACGTCATCATCGCCAAGCAGCGTCACGGACCCACCGGCACGGTGAAGCTCGCCTTCCAGTCGGAATATACCCGCTTCACCGACCTCGCCGATCCGTCCTTCACCCAGTACGAGCATTGA
- a CDS encoding SAM-dependent methyltransferase, protein MKFIVQALVSRLVETGNLKITYPDGSCQAFGDGTGSPVHLRINTKKALRGLALDPAYYLGHYYGTGDIDLIEGDMYGFLKAVFTGNPDFKYYDTGWNRLLDRLRYLFRWVREKNSVVRARRNVQHHYDLTGELYDLFLDRDRQYSCAYFQRPDQSLDDAQLAKKRHIAAKLNINRPGQSVLDIGSGWGGMALYLARQLGAKVTGVTLSDEQHALSVKRASEAGLSEAVTFLLQDYRNTQGPFDRIVSVGMFEHVGRPNYLTFFRKSASLLKQDGVMLLHTIGRTDRPSANNPFIEKYIFPGGYIPALSEVMQAVEKSGLAVTDVEILRLHYAETLRHWRERFMARREEARALYDEKFCRIWEFYLAASESAFRWQNLVVFQIQLSHDQQAMPLTRDYIGRGEDCLLSHEGSPKAEPRGARQYPREASR, encoded by the coding sequence ATGAAATTCATTGTTCAGGCTCTCGTTTCCCGCCTCGTCGAGACCGGAAATCTGAAAATCACCTATCCGGACGGAAGCTGCCAGGCCTTCGGCGATGGCACAGGAAGTCCCGTCCATCTACGCATCAACACGAAAAAGGCCCTGCGGGGCCTTGCGCTCGATCCCGCCTATTATCTCGGCCACTATTACGGTACCGGGGATATCGATCTCATCGAAGGCGACATGTATGGCTTCCTGAAGGCCGTATTCACCGGCAATCCCGATTTCAAATACTACGACACCGGTTGGAACCGCCTTCTCGACCGGCTGCGCTATCTGTTCCGATGGGTGCGGGAAAAGAACAGCGTGGTGCGCGCGCGCCGGAACGTGCAGCACCACTACGACCTGACGGGCGAACTCTACGATCTCTTCCTCGACCGGGACCGGCAATATTCCTGCGCCTATTTCCAGCGGCCGGACCAATCGCTGGACGACGCGCAGCTTGCCAAGAAGCGCCACATCGCCGCCAAGCTCAACATCAACCGGCCCGGCCAGAGCGTACTCGATATCGGCAGCGGCTGGGGCGGCATGGCGCTCTACCTTGCCCGCCAGCTCGGCGCGAAGGTGACGGGCGTCACCCTTTCCGACGAGCAGCACGCGCTCTCCGTGAAGCGGGCGAGCGAGGCGGGGTTATCGGAGGCGGTGACATTCCTCCTTCAGGACTACCGCAACACGCAAGGCCCGTTCGACCGCATCGTCTCCGTCGGCATGTTCGAGCATGTCGGCCGGCCGAACTACCTTACCTTCTTCCGCAAGAGCGCTTCGCTTCTGAAGCAGGACGGCGTGATGCTGCTGCACACGATCGGCCGCACGGACAGGCCCTCCGCCAACAACCCGTTCATCGAGAAATACATCTTCCCCGGCGGCTATATCCCCGCCCTTTCGGAGGTGATGCAGGCGGTGGAGAAGAGCGGGCTTGCGGTGACGGATGTGGAGATCCTGCGCCTCCACTATGCCGAGACGCTGCGCCACTGGCGCGAACGCTTCATGGCGCGGCGCGAAGAAGCCCGAGCACTCTACGACGAGAAGTTCTGCCGCATCTGGGAGTTCTATCTTGCCGCCTCCGAAAGCGCCTTCCGCTGGCAGAACCTCGTCGTCTTCCAGATCCAGCTTTCGCACGATCAGCAGGCGATGCCGCTGACGCGCGATTATATCGGCCGCGGCGAGGACTGCCTGCTTTCGCACGAAGGCAGCCCGAAGGCGGAGCCACGCGGCGCGCGGCAATATCCGCGGGAAGCCTCGCGCTGA
- the rplI gene encoding 50S ribosomal protein L9 → MDVILLERIAKLGQMGETVKVRDGFARNYLLPLGKALRANEANKKRFESERATLEARNLERKSEAQGVAEKLDGKTFVIVRSAGETGQLYGSVAARDILEALSAEGFNVGRNQVELNTPIKAIGLHKVVLHLHAEVEISIEVNVARSADEAERQAKGESLTSADAIYGVDEDALKPGDFFDPEADLDGEEA, encoded by the coding sequence ATGGACGTCATTCTTCTCGAACGCATCGCAAAGCTCGGCCAGATGGGCGAAACCGTAAAGGTTCGCGACGGCTTTGCCCGTAACTACCTGCTGCCGCTCGGCAAGGCGCTGCGCGCCAACGAAGCCAACAAGAAGCGCTTCGAATCCGAGCGTGCGACGCTCGAAGCCCGTAACCTCGAGCGCAAGTCGGAAGCCCAGGGCGTTGCCGAAAAGCTCGACGGCAAGACCTTCGTCATCGTCCGCTCCGCCGGCGAAACCGGCCAGCTCTACGGCTCGGTCGCTGCCCGCGACATCCTCGAGGCGCTCTCGGCAGAAGGCTTCAACGTCGGCCGCAACCAGGTCGAGCTGAACACCCCGATCAAGGCGATCGGCCTGCACAAGGTCGTCCTGCACCTGCACGCCGAAGTCGAGATCTCGATCGAAGTCAACGTTGCCCGTTCGGCCGACGAAGCCGAGCGCCAGGCAAAGGGCGAGAGCCTGACCTCGGCCGACGCCATCTACGGCGTTGACGAAGACGCACTGAAGCCGGGCGATTTCTTCGACCCGGAAGCCGACCTCGACGGCGAAGAAGCCTGA
- a CDS encoding YybS family protein, with protein MKTLTPSSIATGLVAGVTAALLSLSANTQSSLAIVLYAASALPILIAGLGWGNASAFIAVVAGGLTASALVSSHFAALIVLITLIPAGWLSNLANLARPASELGGPDNALAWYPLSNILAHLAVMVTLGMIAVGAIVGYNSDMASKLVDIVIETLKAQEPLYNPDAAAIAQLKSIFSLALPLVQGALWVFLLFAAYYVATFIVRASGKGLRPREDMPSTLRMHRNAIFPFLAGLVLAFTGGVPAIIGALACGTFGAGFVLAGFASLHFRTRGKPWRVVALWFAYVSVLLFTIPIFAILLLGLMDTRRTIALTPTTPAEKKHQNI; from the coding sequence GTGAAGACCCTGACGCCATCCTCGATTGCGACCGGCCTCGTTGCCGGTGTGACCGCCGCTCTGCTTTCGCTGAGCGCGAACACGCAGTCGTCGCTTGCGATCGTGCTTTACGCCGCGTCCGCCCTTCCCATCCTGATCGCCGGCCTCGGCTGGGGCAATGCCAGCGCCTTCATCGCCGTCGTCGCCGGCGGCCTGACCGCGTCGGCGCTCGTCTCCTCGCATTTCGCCGCGCTGATCGTCCTCATCACGCTGATCCCCGCCGGCTGGCTGAGCAACCTTGCCAACCTTGCGCGCCCCGCCTCCGAACTCGGCGGGCCGGACAATGCGCTCGCCTGGTATCCGCTGTCCAATATCCTCGCGCACCTTGCCGTCATGGTGACGCTCGGCATGATCGCCGTCGGCGCGATCGTCGGCTACAACAGCGACATGGCCAGCAAGCTCGTCGACATCGTCATCGAGACGCTGAAGGCGCAGGAGCCGCTTTACAATCCCGATGCCGCCGCCATCGCGCAGTTGAAGTCCATCTTCTCGCTGGCGCTGCCGCTGGTGCAGGGCGCGCTGTGGGTGTTCCTGCTGTTCGCGGCCTATTACGTCGCGACATTCATCGTGCGCGCCTCGGGCAAGGGCCTGCGCCCGCGCGAGGACATGCCATCCACGCTGCGCATGCACCGCAATGCCATCTTCCCCTTCCTCGCCGGTCTCGTCCTCGCCTTCACGGGCGGCGTGCCGGCGATCATCGGCGCGCTCGCCTGCGGCACCTTCGGGGCCGGCTTCGTGCTCGCCGGCTTCGCGAGCCTGCATTTCAGGACGCGCGGCAAGCCGTGGCGGGTCGTTGCCCTGTGGTTCGCCTATGTTTCGGTATTGCTCTTCACGATACCGATCTTCGCCATCCTTCTCCTCGGCCTGATGGACACGCGGCGCACCATAGCGCTGACGCCCACCACGCCGGCGGAAAAGAAACACCAGAATATCTGA
- the rpsR gene encoding 30S ribosomal protein S18: MADVSSAPARRPFHRRRKTCPFSGANAPKIDYKDVRLLSRYISERGKIVPSRITAVSQKKQRELAKAIKRARFLGLLPYVVA; the protein is encoded by the coding sequence ATGGCTGATGTTTCTTCCGCTCCGGCACGCCGTCCGTTCCACCGCCGTCGCAAGACCTGCCCCTTCTCGGGCGCAAACGCTCCGAAGATCGACTACAAGGACGTCCGTCTTCTTTCGCGCTACATTTCCGAGCGCGGCAAGATCGTTCCGTCCCGCATCACGGCCGTTTCCCAGAAGAAGCAGCGCGAACTGGCCAAGGCCATCAAGCGCGCCCGCTTCCTCGGCCTGCTGCCCTACGTTGTAGCGTAA
- the rpsF gene encoding 30S ribosomal protein S6 has product MALYEHVFLARQDVSAQQVDALVEQYKGVIESFGGKVGRVENWGLKSLTYRIKKNRKAHYALMDIDAPAAAIHEMERQMRISEDVLRYMTVAVEAHEEGPSAMMQKRDRDDRPRRDGDDRGPRRDFGDRPRRDFGDRPPRGDRPAREDRA; this is encoded by the coding sequence ATGGCTCTTTACGAACATGTATTCCTGGCCCGCCAGGACGTGTCCGCCCAGCAGGTCGACGCTCTCGTCGAACAGTACAAGGGTGTGATCGAATCCTTCGGCGGCAAGGTCGGCCGGGTTGAGAACTGGGGCCTCAAGTCCCTCACCTACCGCATCAAGAAGAACCGCAAGGCGCATTACGCGCTGATGGACATCGACGCTCCGGCCGCCGCCATCCACGAGATGGAACGCCAGATGCGCATCAGCGAAGACGTTCTTCGCTACATGACCGTCGCCGTGGAAGCCCACGAAGAAGGCCCGTCGGCCATGATGCAGAAGCGCGACCGCGACGACCGTCCGCGCCGTGATGGCGACGACCGTGGCCCGCGCCGCGACTTCGGCGACCGTCCGCGCCGCGACTTCGGCGACCGCCCGCCGCGTGGCGACCGTCCGGCCCGCGAAGACCGCGCATAA